One window of Futiania mangrovi genomic DNA carries:
- a CDS encoding RcnB family protein produces the protein MRNTTRATLMATIFALGALGAPAMAGAFQRTDAIPHASAAVQLADGRDWREGRREARKDWREGRREARKDWREERRERIKERREDRREARKEWREERRERLQDRREAWRDWRGDWRDDWRDRRSDWRDDRWRPDWRDGRWRDDRRAWWGTDTQNQHRWQRHPRYGQWVGHRLPRIAGLVTLSDWRRYRLPAPPPGHFYARATDDIFLVHRATHRVVEMLLLR, from the coding sequence ATGCGGAACACGACGAGAGCCACCCTCATGGCGACGATCTTCGCCCTTGGCGCGCTGGGTGCGCCGGCGATGGCGGGCGCCTTCCAGCGCACCGATGCAATTCCACACGCCAGCGCCGCCGTGCAGCTTGCCGACGGACGCGACTGGCGCGAGGGCCGCCGCGAGGCCCGCAAGGACTGGCGGGAGGGCCGCCGCGAGGCCCGCAAGGACTGGCGGGAGGAACGCCGCGAGCGCATCAAGGAGCGCCGCGAGGACCGCCGGGAAGCGCGCAAGGAGTGGCGCGAGGAACGCCGCGAGCGCCTGCAGGACCGCCGCGAGGCGTGGCGCGACTGGCGCGGCGATTGGCGCGACGATTGGCGTGATCGGCGCTCCGACTGGAGAGACGACCGTTGGCGGCCCGACTGGAGAGACGGGCGCTGGCGCGACGACCGCCGCGCATGGTGGGGAACGGACACGCAGAACCAGCACCGCTGGCAGCGTCACCCGCGATACGGCCAATGGGTCGGCCATCGCCTGCCGCGCATCGCCGGGCTCGTGACGCTGTCGGACTGGCGCCGCTACCGGCTGCCCGCCCCGCCGCCCGGCCACTTCTACGCACGGGCAACCGACGACATCTTCCTGGTGCACCGGGCGACGCACCGGGTGGTCGAGATGCTTCTGCTGCGCTGA
- a CDS encoding ABC transporter ATP-binding protein — protein sequence MSALIEAEHLTRILPAVVPVTLVKDISVTVAAREFVAITGPSGSGKSSLLYLLGLLDRPSSGSLRIAGEDVSTLSEDARAALRLSTLGFVFQFHFLLPEFTVRENVEIPMRRLGRLSRRQMRARAGELLESLGLVGHVDKRPDQLSGGQRQRVAVARALANDPPIVLADEPTGSLDSKSSEQVFQILDELVHVRGKTVLAVTHDIGLADRMDRRLHLVDGRLESDERRSTGAASRPENG from the coding sequence ATCGAGGCGGAGCACCTCACCCGCATCCTGCCCGCCGTCGTGCCCGTGACGCTGGTCAAGGACATCTCCGTCACCGTCGCCGCACGGGAGTTCGTGGCGATCACCGGGCCGTCGGGGTCCGGCAAGTCCTCGCTGCTCTATCTGCTCGGGCTGCTGGACCGGCCCTCGTCCGGTTCCTTGCGGATCGCGGGCGAGGACGTCTCCACCCTGTCCGAGGACGCCCGCGCGGCGCTGCGCCTCTCGACCCTGGGCTTCGTCTTCCAGTTCCACTTCCTGCTGCCGGAGTTCACGGTGCGCGAGAACGTGGAGATCCCCATGCGCCGCCTCGGGCGTCTCTCCCGGCGCCAGATGCGCGCGCGTGCAGGCGAGCTTCTGGAGAGCCTCGGCCTCGTCGGCCACGTCGACAAGCGGCCCGACCAGCTGTCCGGCGGCCAGCGCCAGCGCGTCGCGGTCGCCCGCGCGCTCGCCAACGATCCGCCCATCGTGCTCGCCGACGAACCGACCGGCAGCCTCGATTCCAAAAGCTCCGAGCAGGTGTTCCAGATCCTCGACGAGCTTGTCCATGTGCGGGGCAAGACCGTGCTCGCCGTGACCCACGACATCGGCCTCGCCGACCGCATGGACCGGCGCCTCCACCTCGTCGACGGGCGCCTCGAAAGCGACGAACGCCGCTCTACTGGCGCCGCTTCGCGCCCGGAAAACGGATGA
- a CDS encoding MBL fold metallo-hydrolase encodes MKPEVTAFFDEETFTVSYVVKDPGSTACAIVDSVLDYHPNSGRTETASADRVIEHVRSHGLSVAWLLETHVHADHLSAAPYLQEKLGGKIGIGANITVVQDVFGKLFNAGTAFERDGSQFDRLFRDGDSFRIGGLEGRVMHTPGHTPACLTYVIGDAGFVGDTMFMPDFGTARCDFPGGSAETLWDSIQEVLNLPDDTRLFMCHDYKAPGRDEYAWETTVAEQKANNIHIGGKTREEFVKMRTERDQTLDMPRLILPSIQVNMRAGRMPPAEDNGIVYLKIPLNAV; translated from the coding sequence ATGAAACCCGAAGTGACCGCGTTCTTCGACGAAGAGACCTTCACCGTGTCCTATGTCGTTAAGGACCCGGGCAGCACCGCCTGCGCGATCGTCGATTCCGTGCTCGACTATCACCCCAACTCGGGCCGGACCGAGACGGCGTCCGCCGACCGGGTGATCGAGCATGTGCGCAGCCACGGCCTGTCGGTCGCGTGGCTGCTGGAGACGCACGTGCACGCAGATCACCTCTCCGCGGCCCCCTATCTGCAGGAGAAGCTGGGCGGCAAGATCGGCATCGGCGCCAACATCACAGTCGTGCAGGACGTGTTCGGCAAGCTGTTCAACGCCGGGACCGCGTTCGAGCGCGACGGCAGCCAGTTCGACCGGCTGTTCCGGGACGGCGACTCCTTCCGGATCGGCGGGCTCGAAGGGCGTGTGATGCACACGCCCGGGCATACGCCGGCCTGCCTCACCTATGTGATCGGCGACGCGGGCTTCGTCGGCGACACCATGTTCATGCCGGATTTCGGCACCGCGCGCTGCGACTTCCCCGGCGGCTCGGCGGAGACGCTGTGGGACTCCATCCAGGAGGTGCTGAACCTGCCGGACGACACCCGCCTCTTCATGTGCCACGATTACAAGGCGCCGGGCCGCGACGAATACGCCTGGGAAACCACGGTTGCCGAGCAGAAGGCCAACAACATCCACATCGGCGGCAAGACGCGCGAGGAGTTCGTGAAGATGCGGACCGAGCGGGACCAGACCCTCGACATGCCCCGCCTGATCCTGCCCTCGATCCAGGTGAACATGCGCGCGGGCCGCATGCCACCGGCGGAGGATAACGGCATCGTCTATCTGAAGATCCCGCTCAACGCCGTCTGA
- a CDS encoding SulP family inorganic anion transporter, protein MLKRYFPILDWGAGYGRETLANDLIAAVIVTIMLIPQSLAYALLAGLPPEVGLYASIAPLVLYGIFGTSRALAVGPVAVVSLMTAAAVGQFAAVGTPEYYTAALVLALLSGLMLLAMGLLRLGFLANFLSHPVISGFITASGILIATSQLKHVLGVDASGHNLYELGLSLVQALPDVSLPTLAIGAASTAFLFWVRKSLKPLLAGWGMRPRLADVCAKAGPVAAVAVTTLATFGLGLHEKGVAIVGDIPQGLPPLTLPTFELDLWGSLALSALLISIVGFVESVSVAQTLAAKKRQRIVPDQELIGLGAANIGAGLTGGYPVTGGFARSVVNFDAGAETPAAGILTAIGIGLATLLLTPLLFFLPKATLAATIIVAVLSLVDLGALKRTWAYSPSDFAAQAATILITLGFGVELGIIAGVGLSIAFHLFRTSRPHCAVVGQVPGTEHFRNIDRHEVVTDPEVFSIRVDESLYFPNARFLEDRIYDAVAADARIRHVVLMCPAVNFIDASALESLEAINHRLKDSGVTLHLTEVKGPVMDRLKRAHFLDELSGRVFLTQYDALAALNPELAHTTLAAPRRETAKPPAA, encoded by the coding sequence ATGCTGAAGCGTTATTTTCCGATCCTCGACTGGGGCGCGGGCTACGGGCGCGAGACCCTGGCCAACGACCTGATCGCCGCGGTCATCGTGACGATCATGCTGATCCCGCAGTCGCTGGCCTATGCGCTGCTGGCGGGCCTTCCGCCCGAGGTCGGGCTCTACGCCTCCATCGCGCCACTCGTCCTCTACGGCATCTTCGGAACCTCTCGTGCGCTGGCGGTCGGGCCGGTCGCCGTCGTCTCGCTGATGACCGCCGCCGCCGTGGGCCAGTTCGCCGCCGTGGGCACGCCGGAATATTACACCGCCGCACTCGTCCTTGCGCTCCTTTCGGGCCTGATGCTGCTGGCGATGGGCCTGTTGCGGCTGGGCTTCCTTGCGAACTTCCTCAGCCACCCGGTCATTTCGGGCTTCATCACGGCCTCCGGCATCCTCATCGCGACCAGCCAGCTGAAGCATGTCCTCGGCGTCGACGCCTCGGGCCATAATCTCTACGAGCTTGGCCTGTCTCTCGTGCAGGCGCTTCCGGACGTGAGCCTGCCGACGCTGGCGATCGGTGCGGCCTCGACCGCCTTCCTGTTCTGGGTGCGCAAGTCGCTGAAGCCCCTGCTGGCCGGATGGGGCATGCGCCCGCGCCTGGCCGACGTGTGCGCCAAGGCCGGTCCCGTCGCCGCCGTAGCCGTCACGACGCTCGCGACCTTCGGCCTCGGCCTGCACGAGAAGGGCGTTGCCATCGTCGGCGACATTCCGCAGGGCCTGCCGCCGCTGACCCTGCCCACCTTCGAGCTCGACCTGTGGGGCTCGCTCGCGCTTTCCGCCCTGCTCATCTCCATCGTCGGCTTCGTCGAATCCGTGTCGGTGGCGCAGACGCTCGCCGCCAAGAAGCGCCAGCGCATCGTCCCGGATCAGGAGCTTATCGGCCTCGGCGCGGCGAACATCGGCGCGGGCCTGACGGGCGGCTACCCGGTCACCGGCGGCTTCGCGCGCTCGGTCGTGAACTTCGACGCAGGTGCCGAGACGCCCGCCGCCGGCATCCTGACCGCCATCGGCATCGGGCTTGCGACGCTTCTGCTGACGCCGCTCCTGTTCTTCCTGCCCAAGGCGACGCTGGCCGCCACCATCATCGTCGCAGTGCTGAGCCTCGTCGACCTCGGTGCGCTGAAGCGCACCTGGGCCTATTCGCCCAGCGATTTCGCGGCCCAGGCCGCGACCATTCTGATCACACTCGGCTTCGGGGTGGAGTTGGGCATCATCGCGGGCGTGGGCCTCTCCATCGCCTTTCACCTGTTCCGCACCTCGCGTCCCCATTGCGCGGTCGTGGGCCAGGTTCCGGGGACCGAGCATTTCCGCAATATCGACCGCCACGAGGTGGTCACCGATCCGGAGGTCTTCTCGATCCGCGTGGACGAGAGCCTCTATTTCCCGAACGCGCGCTTTCTGGAGGACAGGATCTACGATGCGGTGGCCGCCGACGCGCGCATCCGGCACGTGGTGCTGATGTGCCCGGCGGTGAACTTCATCGACGCCTCCGCGCTGGAAAGCCTGGAGGCGATCAATCACCGGCTGAAGGATTCCGGTGTCACCCTGCACCTGACGGAGGTGAAGGGGCCGGTGATGGACCGGCTGAAGCGCGCGCATTTCCTCGACGAATTGTCGGGCCGCGTGTTCCTGACGCAGTACGACGCGCTGGCCGCGCTCAACCCGGAACTGGCGCACACCACCCTTGCCGCCCCGCGCCGCGAGACCGCGAAGCCGCCCGCTGCATGA
- a CDS encoding PilZ domain-containing protein: MDRIRTVFGKRTTPPRKEMAQPSAASPREAQERLYRRQRAYKGAEIHYDKGLMSCPCRVIDISDAGARLTFANDLALPHAFTLTIALDGVEVDCAMAWYDRRQMGVKFVSPMRKVSPRRAQSVQSSDARRGPRLRSIVPVTPAEEPPAQAPKGLVASLPEVSAALAANIIRFPGAKRRQ; the protein is encoded by the coding sequence ATGGACCGGATCCGCACAGTGTTCGGAAAGCGCACGACACCCCCCCGGAAAGAGATGGCGCAGCCGTCAGCGGCTTCGCCGCGCGAGGCGCAGGAAAGGCTCTACCGGCGCCAGCGGGCGTACAAGGGGGCCGAGATCCATTACGACAAGGGGCTGATGTCCTGTCCGTGCCGCGTGATCGACATTTCTGACGCGGGTGCGCGCCTCACGTTCGCAAACGACCTGGCGCTGCCCCATGCCTTCACGCTCACGATCGCGCTGGACGGCGTCGAGGTCGATTGCGCGATGGCCTGGTACGACCGGCGCCAGATGGGGGTGAAGTTCGTCTCGCCCATGCGCAAGGTCAGCCCCCGGCGCGCCCAGAGCGTGCAGTCCTCCGACGCCCGGCGCGGTCCGCGGTTGCGCTCGATCGTTCCGGTGACGCCTGCCGAGGAGCCGCCCGCACAAGCGCCGAAGGGGCTCGTTGCCTCCCTTCCCGAGGTGAGCGCGGCACTGGCCGCCAACATCATCCGTTTTCCGGGCGCGAAGCGGCGCCAGTAG